Proteins from a single region of Hydrogenimonas thermophila:
- a CDS encoding chloride channel protein, whose amino-acid sequence KKIPLHPYTVAFLGGVLLVILALIFGDIYLGLGLETIKNTLNHDPYFSKDIPWYAFLLKTLFTSITLGVGGSGGIITPIFYIGATSGHLFGQLVGNDHIALFAALGFVSVLAGAANAPIAATIMAVELFGLEIAHYAALSAVISFLITGHRSVFPSQILAMKKSEMLDVTVGEEVEKTEVDLEDTEIGRIKDIKERIKRRREKLKKKKIRKTKGNS is encoded by the coding sequence TTAAAAAAATACCTTTACATCCATATACAGTTGCATTTTTAGGTGGAGTTCTTCTTGTAATATTGGCATTGATTTTTGGAGATATATATCTTGGGCTTGGACTTGAAACCATAAAGAATACTCTTAACCATGATCCTTACTTTTCAAAAGATATCCCTTGGTACGCTTTTTTACTCAAAACTCTCTTTACTTCAATTACTCTTGGTGTAGGAGGAAGCGGAGGAATAATTACACCAATTTTCTATATTGGTGCTACAAGCGGACATCTATTTGGTCAATTAGTTGGAAATGATCATATTGCACTATTTGCAGCACTAGGATTTGTAAGTGTTTTGGCGGGAGCTGCCAATGCACCTATTGCAGCAACAATTATGGCAGTTGAGCTTTTTGGGCTTGAAATAGCACACTATGCTGCATTGAGTGCGGTTATAAGCTTTTTAATCACAGGACATAGAAGTGTATTTCCATCACAAATTCTTGCAATGAAAAAATCTGAAATGTTAGATGTTACAGTAGGAGAAGAAGTTGAAAAAACTGAAGTAGATCTTGAAGATACGGAAATTGGAAGAATTAAAGATATAAAAGAGCGTATAAAAAGACGTAGAGAAAAACTAAAAAAGAAAAAAATACGTAAAACAAAAGGAAACTCTTAA